One Osmerus eperlanus chromosome 16, fOsmEpe2.1, whole genome shotgun sequence DNA segment encodes these proteins:
- the cbln12 gene encoding cerebellin 12: MHHWSACSSTFDPTLLLGLLLLLGPLGACGQNDTEPLVLEGKCLVVCDSTPSSEPGGNALGMSVRSGTGRVAFSATRQTNHEPTDMSNRTMIIYFDQILVNVGSHFDQESSVFLAPRRGVYSFNFHVVKAYNRQTIQVSLMLNGWPMISAFAGDQDVTREAATNAGLIIMERGDKAYLKLERGNLMGGWKYSTFCGFLVFPL; this comes from the exons ATGCATCACTGGTCAGCTTGTTCATCGACCTTTGACCCTACTCTGCTACTGGGGTTGTTGCTTCTGTTGGGCCCCCTAGGGGCCTGTGGCCAAAATGACACAGAGCCCCTTGTCCTGGAAGGAAagtgtttggttgtgtgtgactccacaccctcctctgaGCCTGGAGGCAACGCTCTGGGCATGTCGGTCCGCTCTGGCACTGGCCGGGTGGCGTTCTCCGCCACTCGTCAGACCAACCACGAGCCCACCGACATGAGCAACCGCACCATGATCATCTACTTTGACCAG ATTCTGGTGAATGTAGGTTCTCACTTTGACCAGGAGAGCAGTGTTTTTCTGGCACCAAGGAGAggtgtctacagcttcaacttCCATGTGGTGAAGGCCTACAATAGACAAACTATTCAG GTCAGTCTAATGCTGAATGGGTGGCCGATGATCTCAGCCTTTGCTGGAGACCAGGATGTGACAAGGGAGGCGGCTACAAATGCAGGCCTCATCATCATGGAGAGGGGCGACAAGGCCTACCTCAAATTGGAGAGAGGCAATTTAATGGGTGGATGGAAGTACTCCACCTTCTGTGGCTTTTTAGTGTTCCCTCTGTAA